The following are from one region of the Geotrypetes seraphini chromosome 12, aGeoSer1.1, whole genome shotgun sequence genome:
- the LOC117346752 gene encoding cilia- and flagella-associated protein 97-like has protein sequence MDLNQLLKAFMRLDKKDQRNLVTETPATKIKKNYSFTNNEVRQIDRENQRLLKELSKQNSGMRSNSIIPKKLTCPPVRLYHSAVNRLKEQQRIEKDNLALLKRLEAVKPTTGITRTEQLMDYHRQSSYLCTTVLSPRPGKSTLSRLSLTSDIHKRASSASMRRIERPCSNSSSTTTLTSKKSTNVRAAWM, from the coding sequence ATGGATTTGAATCAACTTTTGAAAGCTTTTATGCGCTTGGATAAGAAAGATCAGCGAAACTTGGTCACTGAGACTCCAGCCACCAAAATAAAGAAGAATTATTCATTTACAAATAATGAGGTACGACAAATTGATCGAGAAAACCAAAGGCTTTTAAAAGAACTGTCAAAACAAAATTCTGGGATGAGGAGCAACAGCATCATTCCTAAGAAACTGACATGCCCTCCTGTGAGGTTATATCACAGTGCTGTCAACAGACTAAAGGAACAACAGAGGATTGAAAAAGATAACCTGGCTTTACTGAAGAGACTGGAAGCTGTGAAGCCAACAACTGGTATAACACGCACAGAGCAATTGATGGATTATCATCGTCAGTCCAGTTATCTGTGTACAACAGTATTGTCACCCAGACCTGGAAAGTCTACTCTAAGCAGACTAAGTTTGACATCAGATATACATAAAAGAGCATCAAGTGCAAGCATGCGCAGAATTGAAAGACCATGTTCTAATTCATCCAGTACAACAACACTAACATCTAAGAAATCCACAAATGTCCGAGCAGCATGGATGTGA